From Bacteroidota bacterium, one genomic window encodes:
- a CDS encoding OmpA family protein, whose product MKKLLLYYYITTCILLKLSGGAFAQDFLPALNDNYMGINQAGLQPAAIVDSRLKIDINLFGLNSDIYNDMLRFKTSGITNPFALFTEDNWFDNNVYIDELDGSDKNAIINQTILGPSVMITINSKNAIGLTTKFRHMANVDDVSEALAVSIYDDFKNPDYWNTWYHDEDIRAVNNIFADYGLTYAREIMNTGAHYLKTGITLKLVQGLGGAAMQADDFYYYFSAPGNNPTEADSMSWNTPYAFMGVSDNFNWGTAPNSAYPSDVNYQFTAKPSFGLDLGLVYEWRPDYEKYRYDMNGETNIDRADKNKYRLRVGASILDIGRLKYEKAYNSTDFTSEFTPDYLDRFNLGDNTYPVNTFWMNIEDVALGFPPYVNLADTINNRIETDKGMTAGENNETEFIIKLPTAFSFQADVNVIAGLYVNLTTFTALHQSFTETGNAHYLSNYSITPRYEHQWFSVMLPIQYNQFQDFNMGLGVRAAFIYAGVNNLFTGLFNDPYGTNIYFGIKLPIWQDGPPADRDMDGVSDDMDKCIDQPGPWSLMGCPDRDNDGITDTEDRCPDVAGSAVFKGCPDTDGDGIADIDDKCPDVAGPAETGGCPDRDNDGVMDSQDECPDTPGLVALNGCPDRDNDGVPDIRDNCPDEFGKAEYGGCPFLDTDGDGIKDEADACPTVAGPPENNGCPYSDTDGDGVIDRDDKCPLTPGEISNNGCPVLKEEEQEILNFAFDNLEFETGKSIIRKSSYESLDSLANLLIRRPTWKLKISGHTDDVGNDASNMTLSKNRTLATAKYLENKGVPADRFVNEWFGETKPIADNKTPEGRQKNRRVEMVVVFD is encoded by the coding sequence ATGAAAAAACTTCTACTCTATTATTATATCACCACTTGTATTCTACTGAAATTAAGTGGTGGCGCATTCGCACAGGATTTTTTACCTGCACTGAATGACAATTACATGGGCATTAATCAGGCAGGGCTTCAACCCGCTGCCATTGTGGACAGCCGTTTGAAAATTGATATCAATCTGTTTGGACTTAACAGCGATATCTATAATGATATGTTGCGGTTTAAAACAAGTGGTATTACAAATCCCTTTGCTTTATTTACTGAAGACAATTGGTTTGACAACAATGTATATATTGATGAATTAGATGGCTCGGATAAAAATGCCATTATCAATCAAACTATATTAGGCCCATCTGTTATGATAACTATTAATTCTAAAAATGCAATAGGTCTTACAACTAAATTTCGTCACATGGCAAATGTGGATGATGTGAGCGAAGCTCTTGCTGTTTCCATCTATGATGATTTTAAAAATCCGGATTATTGGAATACATGGTATCATGATGAAGATATACGTGCGGTAAATAACATTTTTGCTGATTACGGATTAACCTATGCAAGAGAGATAATGAATACCGGTGCTCATTATTTAAAAACAGGTATTACCTTGAAATTAGTGCAGGGTTTAGGTGGTGCTGCTATGCAGGCAGATGATTTTTATTATTACTTCAGTGCGCCGGGAAACAATCCTACAGAAGCGGATTCTATGAGTTGGAATACCCCTTATGCTTTCATGGGTGTGTCTGATAATTTTAATTGGGGTACTGCACCAAATAGTGCATACCCAAGCGATGTGAATTATCAATTCACTGCGAAGCCTTCCTTTGGTCTTGATTTGGGATTGGTTTATGAATGGAGGCCAGACTATGAAAAATATCGCTATGATATGAATGGTGAAACTAATATTGACCGTGCAGATAAAAACAAATACAGATTGCGTGTGGGTGCATCTATTTTAGATATAGGCAGATTGAAATATGAGAAAGCATATAATAGCACCGATTTTACTTCTGAATTCACTCCTGATTATTTAGATAGATTTAATCTCGGTGATAATACGTATCCGGTGAATACTTTCTGGATGAATATTGAAGATGTTGCTTTAGGATTTCCACCTTATGTAAACCTTGCAGATACAATCAATAACAGAATTGAAACAGACAAGGGAATGACGGCAGGAGAAAATAATGAAACTGAATTCATAATTAAATTACCAACGGCATTCAGCTTTCAGGCAGATGTAAATGTAATTGCGGGTTTGTATGTGAACCTTACAACTTTTACTGCTTTACATCAGAGTTTCACTGAAACCGGTAATGCACATTATTTATCTAACTATAGCATTACGCCCCGTTATGAGCATCAATGGTTTTCCGTTATGTTGCCAATACAATACAACCAATTTCAGGATTTTAATATGGGCTTAGGTGTAAGAGCCGCATTTATATATGCAGGTGTAAATAATTTATTTACCGGTTTATTTAATGATCCTTATGGCACCAATATTTATTTCGGAATTAAGCTTCCAATATGGCAAGATGGCCCCCCTGCTGACAGAGATATGGATGGTGTTTCTGATGATATGGATAAATGTATTGATCAACCCGGACCTTGGAGTTTAATGGGATGTCCTGACAGAGATAATGATGGCATTACAGATACAGAAGACAGGTGTCCTGATGTGGCGGGTTCTGCAGTATTTAAAGGTTGCCCTGATACAGATGGCGATGGCATTGCAGATATAGATGATAAATGCCCTGACGTTGCAGGCCCTGCTGAAACAGGAGGTTGCCCCGACAGAGATAATGATGGTGTAATGGATAGTCAGGATGAATGTCCGGATACACCAGGATTAGTTGCATTGAATGGTTGTCCCGACAGAGACAATGATGGCGTGCCGGATATAAGAGACAATTGTCCAGATGAATTTGGAAAGGCAGAATACGGTGGATGTCCCTTCTTAGATACGGATGGTGATGGAATAAAAGATGAAGCAGATGCTTGTCCAACAGTTGCCGGTCCTCCTGAAAATAATGGTTGCCCATATTCAGATACTGATGGTGATGGTGTGATTGACAGAGATGATAAATGTCCGTTAACTCCCGGTGAGATTTCTAATAATGGTTGTCCTGTATTGAAAGAAGAAGAGCAGGAGATTTTAAATTTCGCTTTCGACAATCTCGAATTTGAAACTGGTAAATCCATCATTCGCAAATCCTCTTATGAATCTTTAGATAGTCTTGCAAATCTATTAATCAGAAGACCGACATGGAAGTTGAAAATATCAGGACATACTGATGATGTAGGTAATGATGCATCGAACATGACGCTTTCTAAAAACAGAACTTTAGCAACTGCTAAATATTTAGAAAATAAAGGAGTTCCTGCCGACAGATTTGTCAATGAATGGTTTGGAGAAACAAAACCAATTGCAGACAACAAAACACCGGAAGGACGTCAGAAAAACAGACGTGTTGAGATGGTAGTTGTGTTTGATTAA
- a CDS encoding DUF1905 domain-containing protein, translating into MLSFTAILQKFDKQGEKTGWTYIAISQLDAEKLLPGNKKSFRVKGSLDNYTIQYVALLPMGDGSFIMAINTEMRKAVGKKKGASIEVTLELDMAEKKLSKDLITCLQEEPKALKQFQSLQPSHQKYFSNWIESAKTNITRDKRIAMSVNAMLNKMDYGTMIREEKSKKDLLR; encoded by the coding sequence ATGCTCTCCTTCACAGCAATACTCCAAAAATTTGATAAGCAAGGTGAAAAAACCGGCTGGACATATATTGCTATTTCACAATTGGATGCGGAAAAATTATTACCCGGAAATAAAAAAAGTTTTCGTGTGAAAGGAAGTTTAGATAATTATACAATACAATATGTCGCATTACTTCCCATGGGTGACGGCAGTTTTATAATGGCAATAAATACAGAAATGCGAAAAGCAGTTGGCAAAAAGAAAGGTGCATCTATTGAAGTAACATTAGAATTAGACATGGCAGAAAAAAAACTCAGTAAAGATTTAATCACTTGCTTGCAGGAAGAACCAAAAGCATTGAAACAATTTCAATCGTTACAACCTTCACATCAAAAATATTTTTCTAATTGGATTGAATCTGCAAAAACAAATATCACACGAGATAAACGCATTGCAATGTCCGTAAATGCCATGTTAAATAAAATGGATTACGGCACAATGATTAGAGAGGAAAAATCTAAGAAGGATTTGTTGCGTTGA
- a CDS encoding nitroreductase family protein, with protein MNSNAEIFDTIVHRRRSMRIFEAETFFDRDAVLRSIQRAVLAPNSSNMQVWEFYRISKPEMIQRIAKYAMHQRAALTARELVVIVVRRDKWKTRAKYVLDHNETYYADKPELAHRMHRIRNYYGKLMPMYYFQDWFGLWGYLKKLIVFVASFFRPVVWQVSKSDLRVVCHKSAALAAQTFMLSMTAEGYDTCPMEGFDSVKVKRYLKLPHHCEINMIIGCGKGTQKGLYNERIRVPESDVIFDL; from the coding sequence ATGAATTCTAACGCAGAAATATTTGATACAATCGTTCATCGTCGCAGATCCATGCGCATATTTGAAGCAGAAACATTTTTCGATCGTGATGCAGTTTTAAGAAGTATTCAAAGAGCAGTGCTTGCACCCAATAGCAGCAATATGCAAGTGTGGGAATTCTACCGCATCAGCAAACCGGAAATGATTCAACGCATTGCAAAATATGCTATGCATCAGCGGGCTGCATTAACTGCAAGAGAGTTAGTAGTAATTGTTGTGCGCAGAGATAAATGGAAGACTCGTGCAAAATATGTATTGGATCACAACGAAACCTATTATGCTGATAAACCTGAGCTTGCACATCGCATGCATCGCATTCGCAATTATTATGGCAAACTGATGCCGATGTATTATTTCCAGGATTGGTTTGGCTTGTGGGGATATTTAAAAAAATTAATTGTTTTTGTTGCATCTTTTTTTCGTCCGGTTGTGTGGCAGGTAAGTAAAAGTGATTTGAGAGTGGTGTGTCATAAAAGTGCTGCACTCGCTGCGCAAACTTTTATGCTGAGTATGACTGCAGAAGGTTATGATACTTGCCCGATGGAAGGATTTGATTCAGTGAAAGTGAAACGCTATTTAAAATTGCCGCATCATTGTGAAATCAATATGATTATTGGATGTGGTAAAGGCACGCAAAAAGGATTGTATAACGAACGTATTCGAGTACCGGAAAGCGATGTGATTTTTGATTTGTAA
- a CDS encoding von Willebrand factor type A domain-containing protein → MIQITHPYFQRIISALHILFFCCTFLSNNTLFAQPTTGILQGKITDAYTGEAIGGVNVILMQNGNIKTVQSTNASGKYMYDNMNPTTFDVMFSKKGGSLANNEIKNVQIEAGMITQLNITISDGEVIAEPIHIWADPVTNPYAYAIIIDVPKNSDEPKEEFKGQYYPFIPEQDFVLVNDKPNSTFSADVDQAFYTIVRRMIMHGITPPAGAVRIEEMLNYFDYDYPMPTNDDAFSVYSETAKCPWNTNHLLVHIGLQGREIINESLPPSNLVFLIDVSGSMGSSDKLPLVKQSFRTLVKQLRPKDKVSIVIYRDTASVLLENISGDDGVTIMKAIGKLQADGTTAGGAGLKMAYDVAKKYFIKDGNNRVIMATDGDFNVGFSSDADLLNFIEGKKKTGIYLTALGYGMDNLQDGKLEILADKGNGNYAYVSSANDAEKVLVTEMGATLYSIAKDVKIEATFNKQFAKAYRLIGYENRMLTDTEFDKNKTDAGDIGAGHTVTALYEVIPADEIINSDNKELLQLHIKYKEPKSAKQSVNKEIISSINYNNQAYTNASENFKWSAAVAEFGLIIRNSKFKSNADLSQVTQLAESAIGNERNGYRADFLVMLEQYKKMSGRK, encoded by the coding sequence ATGATTCAAATAACACATCCATATTTTCAAAGAATAATTTCCGCATTACACATTCTTTTTTTCTGTTGCACATTTCTTTCAAACAATACTTTATTTGCACAACCCACCACCGGAATTTTACAAGGAAAAATAACAGATGCATACACGGGTGAAGCAATCGGTGGCGTGAATGTGATACTGATGCAAAACGGAAATATTAAAACCGTGCAAAGCACAAACGCAAGTGGCAAGTATATGTATGATAATATGAACCCGACAACATTCGATGTAATGTTTTCTAAGAAGGGTGGCAGTCTGGCGAATAATGAAATTAAAAATGTGCAGATAGAAGCCGGCATGATTACGCAATTAAATATTACAATCAGTGATGGTGAAGTGATTGCAGAACCAATTCATATTTGGGCAGATCCTGTTACCAATCCGTATGCGTATGCAATCATTATTGATGTACCAAAAAACAGCGATGAACCAAAGGAAGAATTTAAAGGACAGTATTATCCGTTTATTCCTGAACAGGATTTTGTATTGGTAAATGATAAACCAAATTCTACTTTTTCTGCGGATGTAGATCAGGCATTTTATACAATTGTTCGTCGTATGATTATGCATGGCATTACACCACCTGCCGGTGCAGTGCGCATTGAAGAAATGCTGAATTATTTTGATTACGATTATCCGATGCCGACGAATGATGATGCGTTTTCTGTTTATAGTGAAACAGCAAAATGTCCCTGGAATACAAATCATTTATTAGTGCATATTGGTTTGCAAGGCAGAGAAATAATTAATGAAAGTTTACCGCCTTCTAATCTTGTTTTTTTAATTGATGTAAGTGGCAGTATGGGCAGCAGTGATAAATTGCCTTTGGTAAAACAAAGTTTTCGCACACTTGTAAAACAATTGAGACCTAAAGACAAAGTATCTATTGTTATTTATCGTGATACTGCAAGTGTGTTGTTAGAAAATATTTCGGGTGATGATGGTGTAACAATTATGAAAGCAATTGGCAAGTTGCAAGCAGATGGAACTACAGCAGGAGGAGCAGGATTAAAAATGGCTTATGATGTTGCAAAAAAATATTTTATTAAAGATGGTAACAACAGAGTGATTATGGCAACCGATGGAGATTTTAATGTGGGCTTTTCTTCGGATGCTGATTTATTAAATTTTATTGAAGGCAAAAAGAAAACAGGAATTTATTTAACTGCTCTCGGATATGGTATGGATAATTTGCAAGATGGGAAATTGGAAATTTTAGCAGACAAAGGCAACGGCAATTATGCGTATGTAAGTTCAGCGAATGATGCTGAAAAAGTATTGGTGACAGAAATGGGAGCGACATTATATTCAATAGCAAAAGATGTAAAAATTGAAGCCACATTTAATAAGCAGTTTGCAAAAGCATATCGTTTAATTGGTTATGAAAATCGCATGTTGACAGATACAGAATTTGATAAAAATAAAACTGATGCCGGGGATATTGGTGCAGGACATACTGTTACTGCTTTGTATGAAGTAATACCTGCGGATGAAATAATAAATTCGGACAATAAAGAATTGTTACAACTGCATATTAAATACAAAGAACCAAAGTCAGCAAAGCAATCAGTGAATAAAGAAATTATCTCTTCAATAAATTACAACAATCAAGCTTATACAAATGCAAGCGAAAATTTTAAATGGTCAGCAGCAGTTGCAGAATTTGGATTGATAATTCGAAATTCAAAATTTAAAAGTAATGCTGATTTATCGCAGGTAACACAATTAGCAGAAAGCGCAATCGGTAATGAAAGAAATGGTTATCGTGCAGATTTTTTAGTGATGCTGGAGCAGTATAAAAAAATGAGTGGGAGGAAATAA
- a CDS encoding Fic family protein, with translation MHNEVYNFKLNIDWKLINVISEIDRFDANWTTIERKEGKSLKELKSIATVRSVGASNRIEGNTMSDEEVDVLIKKIDITNLSDRDSQEVVGYFEVLDLISESYKSIRVTESYIKSLHNNLMKYSAKDEWHKGNFKVHSNAVEASFPDGTKQVIFKTTEAGFATEDAISNLLNWYNSESEIHQLIKVATFVYEFLSIHPFQDGNGRLSRLITTLLLLQNGYKWIRYVSFEHEIENRKTEYYQVLRSCQAQRPNEDVTVWVQFFLNCMANIQMQLMSKLEKSGIETQLSPKEKLIFTIIQNRPYIQSGEIAEKLAIPAPTVKRILSELFNKELIEKHGSGRNVSYTIK, from the coding sequence ATTGGACAACCATTGAACGCAAAGAAGGTAAAAGCCTGAAGGAGTTAAAAAGTATTGCTACTGTGCGAAGCGTTGGTGCTTCAAACCGAATTGAAGGCAATACAATGAGTGATGAAGAGGTGGATGTGTTGATTAAGAAAATTGATATTACAAATCTTAGCGACAGAGATTCGCAGGAAGTTGTCGGCTACTTTGAAGTATTGGATTTGATATCAGAATCTTACAAAAGCATCAGGGTAACTGAAAGCTATATTAAAAGTTTACATAATAATTTGATGAAATACAGTGCTAAAGATGAATGGCATAAAGGTAATTTCAAGGTGCATAGCAATGCGGTAGAAGCTTCTTTTCCCGACGGTACAAAACAAGTTATTTTTAAAACCACCGAAGCAGGATTTGCTACCGAAGATGCGATAAGTAATTTACTCAATTGGTACAATTCCGAATCAGAAATACATCAGCTAATTAAAGTAGCAACTTTTGTTTATGAATTCTTAAGCATTCACCCTTTTCAAGATGGAAACGGTCGCTTGAGTCGTTTGATTACAACGCTTTTGTTGCTTCAAAACGGATATAAATGGATTCGATACGTGAGTTTTGAACACGAAATTGAAAACCGAAAAACCGAATATTATCAGGTGCTTAGAAGTTGTCAGGCGCAACGCCCTAATGAAGATGTAACCGTATGGGTACAGTTTTTTTTGAATTGCATGGCAAATATCCAAATGCAATTGATGTCGAAATTGGAAAAAAGTGGTATTGAAACACAGTTATCGCCTAAAGAAAAATTAATCTTTACGATTATTCAAAACCGACCATACATTCAGTCGGGGGAAATTGCTGAAAAATTGGCAATACCTGCACCAACCGTTAAACGTATTTTATCGGAGTTGTTCAATAAAGAATTGATTGAAAAACATGGAAGCGGACGCAATGTGAGTTATACAATAAAATAA